A DNA window from Methanobrevibacter wolinii SH contains the following coding sequences:
- a CDS encoding SseB family protein: MEKIENKRLKELLEIDPQNLSPRERDEFFDELMKSSLFLPVKITSNGFNDDVKVGESTTTKEPLGFKPLTFTDEVGEHLFVFTDNEEIEIENVKTDMVIMAASDIARNFQYANYYDIVINPFSKKYLSLKFESFLNLFFNDLFGESDLKDFFIDAKPLEENIAVFLREDEPLMKEKAINGIYSMDLPFKASSNRNFNKESKYLNILLLEKGVRMVYVGGIVDPETNYDILLAPQTEFKFIRNEDENTFLWICVNQKFYDD, encoded by the coding sequence ATGGAAAAAATTGAAAATAAACGTTTAAAGGAATTATTAGAAATTGATCCTCAAAACTTAAGTCCTAGAGAAAGAGATGAATTTTTTGATGAATTAATGAAATCTTCTTTATTCCTACCAGTTAAAATCACATCAAATGGTTTTAATGATGATGTGAAAGTTGGTGAATCTACAACAACAAAAGAACCATTAGGTTTTAAACCATTAACTTTTACTGATGAAGTAGGGGAACATTTATTTGTATTTACTGATAATGAAGAAATTGAAATTGAAAATGTTAAAACTGATATGGTAATAATGGCAGCTTCTGATATTGCAAGAAATTTTCAGTATGCTAATTATTATGATATTGTTATAAATCCATTTTCTAAAAAGTATTTAAGTTTAAAATTTGAATCATTTCTTAATTTATTTTTTAATGACTTATTTGGTGAATCAGATCTTAAAGATTTTTTTATAGATGCAAAACCTTTAGAAGAAAATATTGCTGTATTTTTACGTGAAGATGAACCTTTAATGAAAGAAAAAGCTATTAATGGTATTTATTCAATGGATTTACCTTTTAAAGCAAGTTCAAATCGTAATTTTAATAAGGAATCTAAATATTTAAATATATTATTACTTGAAAAAGGTGTAAGAATGGTATATGTAGGCGGTATTGTAGATCCTGAAACTAACTATGATATATTATTAGCACCACAAACTGAATTTAAATTTATAAGAAATGAAGATGAAAATACATTTTTATGGATATGTGTCAATCAGAAGTTTTATGATGATTAA
- a CDS encoding restriction endonuclease subunit S — protein sequence MSISDMGEKYIFTTKKKITKKALKNREIIPKNTLLMSFKLTIGKLGILKKDMYTNEAIANFQWKNDKICTEFMYYYLSTLNIKKYGSQAAKGITLNNDTLNSIPVFLPSHNEQIKISKFLSLIDEKIDLLEKTLCLHQKFIEGLKESIFSNLNYPKFKLNNFMKISKIKCNDNINKRLTVKLNLKGIVPRETKTTEKEGVTTQYIRKKGQFIYGKQNLYKGAFGIIPKELDGYISSSDIPSFDFINNKLNPYWFYYFISRKNYYSRLEKYSTGTGSKRISPEEFLNIKIPLPPIEKQNNQVKMFNKLIERQNILIKEKEYLYNFKKGLLQKMFV from the coding sequence TTGAGTATTAGTGATATGGGTGAAAAGTACATATTTACCACTAAGAAGAAAATTACTAAAAAAGCTTTAAAAAATAGAGAGATTATTCCAAAAAATACTTTATTAATGAGTTTTAAATTAACAATTGGTAAATTAGGTATATTGAAAAAAGATATGTACACAAATGAAGCAATAGCAAATTTTCAATGGAAAAATGATAAAATATGTACTGAATTTATGTATTATTATTTAAGTACATTAAATATTAAAAAATATGGTTCACAAGCAGCAAAAGGAATAACTTTAAATAATGATACATTAAATTCAATTCCTGTATTTTTACCATCACATAATGAACAAATTAAAATTTCAAAATTTCTTTCTTTAATTGATGAAAAAATTGACTTATTAGAAAAAACATTATGTTTACACCAAAAATTCATTGAAGGTTTAAAAGAAAGTATATTTTCAAATTTAAATTATCCTAAATTTAAATTAAATAATTTTATGAAAATTTCTAAAATTAAATGTAATGATAATATTAATAAAAGATTAACTGTTAAATTAAATTTAAAAGGAATAGTACCTAGAGAAACAAAAACAACAGAAAAAGAAGGTGTTACAACACAATATATTAGAAAAAAAGGACAATTTATTTATGGTAAACAAAATCTTTATAAAGGTGCTTTTGGAATTATTCCAAAAGAATTAGATGGATATATATCTTCTAGTGATATTCCATCATTTGATTTTATTAATAATAAATTAAATCCATATTGGTTTTATTACTTTATTTCTAGAAAAAATTATTATTCTCGTTTAGAAAAATACTCAACAGGTACTGGATCCAAAAGAATATCACCTGAAGAATTTTTAAATATTAAAATTCCATTGCCTCCAATTGAAAAACAAAATAATCAAGTTAAAATGTTTAATAAATTAATTGAAAGACAAAATATTTTAATTAAAGAAAAAGAATATTTATATAATTTTAAAAAAGGATTATTACAAAAAATGTTTGTTTAA
- a CDS encoding restriction endonuclease subunit S — translation MNNINFKRYSLGDIAEIKKGFTPSTKNPKYWNYGKYHWLSIADMDKKYITNSKKKISEEAIKNKEIIKKDTLIMSFKLTIGKLAILKEDMYTNEAIANFTWKNDKISTEYMYFYLKTLNIKKYGSQAAKGITLNNDTLNAIPIMLPEFNIQLNIVNILLTFNKKIELINEKLNNLKYFKKFLLQKMFI, via the coding sequence ATGAATAATATAAATTTTAAAAGATATTCATTAGGAGATATTGCAGAAATTAAAAAAGGTTTTACACCATCAACTAAAAATCCAAAATACTGGAATTATGGTAAATATCATTGGTTAAGTATTGCAGATATGGATAAAAAATATATTACCAATTCTAAAAAGAAAATTTCTGAAGAAGCAATAAAAAATAAAGAAATTATAAAAAAAGATACATTAATAATGAGTTTTAAACTAACTATTGGAAAATTAGCAATATTAAAAGAGGATATGTATACTAATGAAGCAATTGCTAATTTTACATGGAAAAATGATAAAATCTCAACAGAATATATGTATTTTTATTTAAAAACATTAAATATCAAAAAATATGGATCACAAGCAGCAAAAGGAATTACATTAAATAATGATACATTAAATGCAATACCGATTATGCTTCCTGAATTTAATATACAACTTAATATAGTTAATATATTATTAACATTTAATAAGAAAATTGAATTAATTAATGAAAAATTAAATAATTTAAAATATTTTAAGAAATTTTTACTTCAAAAAATGTTTATTTAA
- a CDS encoding integrase, with product MYTNELFIKFCKERNIKDSTMKGYESALKKYTSFHNKTINYLLKEALKDEEKRIPLKERKIKKRLLDYRNYLLNSTMSPNTAKTYFSKLKTFYIHFEIEIPHLPDAKYDKVYETNYLDLPTKEHIYQALEIVPIDLKAVILFMSSSGTAKAETLSLTVRQFIDGTAEYHNGGSLNNILNVLEKRNNVVPTFYLKRIKTDKYYYTFCSPEASHAIVKYLKTRENLKLEDKLFDFTSSLLLSRFQEINDNMNWGFKGKYRFFRSHTLRKFHASNIGLTAEYIDSLQGRSKNIVHETYIKTNPQRLKKIYMGAMKNVMIYTEKEEKEEIINEEFHITINIFLGDKYYNISPKQTFSEEDLS from the coding sequence ATGTATACAAACGAACTTTTTATTAAATTTTGTAAAGAAAGAAATATTAAAGATAGTACTATGAAAGGATATGAATCTGCATTGAAGAAATATACATCTTTTCATAATAAAACTATTAATTATTTACTTAAAGAAGCTTTAAAAGATGAAGAAAAAAGGATTCCACTTAAAGAAAGAAAAATTAAAAAAAGACTTCTTGATTATCGTAATTATTTACTAAATAGTACTATGTCACCTAATACTGCAAAAACATATTTTTCAAAATTAAAAACATTTTATATACACTTTGAAATTGAAATACCACATTTACCTGATGCAAAATATGATAAAGTTTATGAAACAAATTATTTAGACTTACCTACTAAAGAACATATATATCAAGCACTTGAAATAGTACCAATTGATTTAAAAGCAGTAATATTATTTATGTCATCTTCAGGAACAGCAAAAGCAGAAACATTATCACTAACAGTAAGACAATTTATTGATGGAACAGCTGAATATCATAATGGTGGATCACTTAATAATATATTAAATGTACTTGAAAAAAGAAATAATGTAGTACCAACTTTTTATCTAAAAAGAATTAAAACAGATAAATATTATTATACTTTTTGTTCACCTGAAGCAAGTCATGCTATAGTTAAATATTTAAAAACACGTGAAAACCTTAAATTAGAAGATAAACTATTTGATTTCACAAGTTCACTATTATTATCCAGATTTCAAGAAATTAATGATAATATGAATTGGGGATTTAAAGGAAAATATAGATTTTTTAGATCACATACATTAAGAAAATTTCATGCATCAAATATAGGATTAACTGCAGAATATATTGATTCATTACAAGGACGAAGTAAAAATATAGTACATGAAACTTATATAAAAACAAATCCTCAAAGATTAAAAAAGATTTATATGGGTGCAATGAAGAATGTTATGATTTATACTGAAAAAGAAGAAAAAGAAGAAATAATTAATGAAGAATTTCATATTACAATAAATATATTTTTAGGTGATAAATATTATAATATATCACCTAAACAAACATTTTCTGAAGAAGACCTTTCTTAA
- a CDS encoding restriction endonuclease subunit S, with protein sequence MSDNDNVSTKKQDINDDNQHVPELRFPGFTDEWNENRLDNIFKIKAAGDLNKNKFSKSKDKNHKYPVFANALENKGLLGYYTEFKYPSGSITITARGNIGIPIKRNIEFNAVGRLLILIPKENLNISFFTSCLNNIHFYIESTGVPQLTAPSLKIYKIKYPSIKEQKKIGDFISLIDRKIDLLEKKKVVFKKFKHYNEFKLFNSIKSEPFKKVSEIFNTISQKKFEIKKNEILNKGKYIVIDQGANKIAGYSNQKDKIFENVPIICFGDHTTNIKYITKKFIIGGDGLKILKPKGKYNLKFLYYSLKFNNVHQEGYKRHYSILKEVDINIPSLKKQKEISEILTIFDKKIELINDELNIMKQFKKGLLQKMFV encoded by the coding sequence ATGAGTGATAATGATAATGTTTCTACTAAGAAACAAGATATAAATGATGACAATCAACATGTCCCAGAGTTAAGATTTCCTGGTTTCACTGATGAATGGAATGAAAATAGATTAGACAATATATTTAAAATTAAAGCTGCAGGAGATTTAAATAAAAATAAATTTTCAAAATCAAAAGATAAAAACCATAAATATCCCGTATTTGCAAATGCTTTAGAAAATAAGGGATTGTTAGGATATTATACAGAATTCAAATATCCTTCAGGATCAATTACTATTACTGCAAGGGGTAATATTGGAATACCTATTAAAAGAAATATAGAATTTAATGCCGTTGGAAGGTTATTAATATTAATTCCTAAAGAGAACTTAAATATTTCATTTTTTACATCTTGTTTGAATAATATCCATTTTTATATTGAAAGTACAGGTGTTCCTCAATTAACTGCACCTAGCTTAAAAATTTATAAAATTAAGTATCCTTCAATTAAAGAACAGAAAAAAATAGGTGATTTTATATCTTTAATTGACAGAAAAATTGACTTATTAGAAAAGAAAAAAGTTGTATTTAAAAAATTTAAACATTATAATGAATTTAAATTATTTAACTCAATAAAATCTGAACCATTTAAAAAAGTTTCTGAAATTTTTAATACAATTTCACAAAAAAAATTTGAAATTAAAAAGAATGAAATATTAAACAAAGGTAAATATATAGTTATTGATCAAGGAGCAAATAAAATTGCAGGTTATTCAAATCAAAAAGATAAAATTTTTGAAAATGTACCAATAATTTGTTTTGGAGATCATACAACAAATATTAAATATATTACTAAAAAATTTATTATAGGTGGAGATGGTTTAAAAATATTGAAACCTAAAGGGAAATATAACCTTAAATTTTTATATTATTCATTAAAATTTAATAATGTGCATCAAGAAGGTTATAAAAGGCATTATTCAATTCTTAAAGAAGTTGATATAAATATACCTTCATTAAAAAAACAAAAGGAAATTAGTGAAATTTTAACAATATTTGATAAAAAAATTGAATTAATAAATGATGAATTAAACATTATGAAACAATTTAAGAAAGGTCTTCTTCAGAAAATGTTTGTTTAG
- a CDS encoding type I restriction-modification system subunit M, with protein sequence MASKELESKLWAIADELRGNMDANEFKNYILGFIFYRYLSEKLEIHMNKELEEDGISFKEAWKLDDYKDDLKDEGIDSLGYFIEPQHLFSCIIKKAKVGDFILDDLNKALNYISNSCIGTESQDDFSNLFEDVDLHSSKLGRTNDDKNKLISKILLHLNDIDFELENNESDILGDAYEYLISQFASSAGKKAGEFYTPQEVSKVLAKIVTLGKKRIKSVYDPTCGSGSLLLRVSKEADVANFYGQELNQTTYNLARMNMILHGVKYQDFDIKQGDSLEHPMHKNMKFEAIVANPPFSAKWSADKTFLDDERFSAYGKLAPKSKADYAFVQHMIYHLDENGTMGIVLPHGVLFRGAAESKIRRYLIEEKNYLDAVIGLPANIFYGTSIPTCILIFKKCRTEDEDILFIDASQDFEKAKNQNKLRKEDIDKIVNTYAKREEIDKYSHKATMEEIEENDYNLNIPRYVDTFEEEEPIDLDEVCKELKEISIKEAEVDKEINKICEELGIQSPIF encoded by the coding sequence ATGGCTAGTAAAGAATTAGAAAGTAAATTATGGGCAATTGCAGATGAATTAAGAGGAAATATGGATGCTAATGAATTCAAAAATTATATATTAGGATTTATATTTTACAGATACCTATCTGAAAAATTAGAAATTCATATGAATAAAGAATTAGAAGAAGATGGTATTAGCTTTAAAGAAGCATGGAAACTTGATGATTATAAAGACGATTTAAAAGATGAAGGTATAGATTCATTAGGATACTTTATTGAACCTCAACATTTATTTAGTTGTATTATTAAAAAAGCTAAAGTTGGAGATTTCATATTAGATGACCTTAATAAAGCATTAAATTATATTAGTAATTCTTGTATTGGTACTGAAAGTCAAGATGATTTCAGTAATCTTTTTGAAGATGTGGATCTTCATTCATCTAAACTTGGAAGAACTAATGATGATAAAAATAAATTAATTTCAAAAATATTACTTCATTTAAATGATATTGATTTTGAACTTGAAAATAATGAATCAGATATCCTTGGTGATGCATATGAATATTTAATAAGTCAATTTGCATCAAGTGCAGGTAAAAAAGCAGGAGAATTTTATACTCCACAAGAAGTATCAAAAGTACTTGCTAAAATTGTAACATTAGGTAAAAAACGTATTAAATCAGTATATGATCCAACATGTGGTTCAGGATCTTTACTTTTACGTGTATCTAAAGAAGCTGATGTAGCAAACTTCTATGGACAAGAATTAAATCAAACAACATATAACCTTGCACGTATGAATATGATTCTTCATGGTGTTAAATATCAAGACTTTGATATAAAACAAGGAGATTCTTTAGAACATCCAATGCATAAAAATATGAAATTCGAAGCAATCGTTGCTAATCCACCATTTAGTGCAAAATGGAGTGCAGATAAAACATTCCTTGATGATGAACGTTTCAGTGCATACGGAAAATTAGCACCTAAATCTAAAGCAGACTATGCATTTGTACAACATATGATATATCATTTAGATGAAAATGGTACAATGGGTATTGTACTTCCACATGGAGTATTATTTAGAGGAGCTGCAGAAAGTAAAATACGTAGATATTTAATTGAAGAAAAAAATTATTTAGATGCAGTAATAGGATTACCTGCTAATATATTCTATGGTACTAGTATACCAACATGTATATTAATATTTAAAAAATGTAGAACAGAAGATGAAGATATTCTCTTTATTGATGCTTCACAAGATTTTGAAAAAGCTAAAAATCAAAATAAATTAAGAAAAGAAGACATTGATAAAATAGTAAATACATATGCTAAACGTGAAGAAATTGATAAATATTCACATAAAGCAACAATGGAAGAAATTGAAGAAAACGATTACAATCTTAATATACCAAGATATGTAGATACTTTTGAAGAAGAAGAACCAATAGATCTTGATGAAGTTTGTAAAGAACTTAAAGAAATTTCAATTAAAGAAGCTGAAGTAGATAAAGAAATTAATAAAATATGTGAAGAACTTGGAATTCAATCACCAATATTTTAA
- a CDS encoding restriction endonuclease subunit S translates to MTKKRLIDIAEVYSGVHLSRFIDSKSDLKPVIRNKFKDDGIFEFEYKNISNNLNPKYYSKKDDIVISLSEPNTVTRLNKEGYVITMNFAVIRLKEGYNTSFFYHLLKSNYFLSELHKLREGGALKIIKVADLRKIKFNIPNLETQNKYGMFLDLIDNKIKLEKKLIQYQNNYKEAIIENIYK, encoded by the coding sequence ATGACTAAAAAAAGATTAATAGATATAGCAGAAGTATATTCTGGAGTTCATTTATCAAGATTTATCGATTCAAAATCTGATTTAAAACCTGTTATCCGGAATAAATTTAAAGATGACGGCATATTTGAATTTGAATATAAAAATATTTCAAATAATTTAAATCCGAAATATTATTCAAAAAAAGATGATATTGTAATATCATTATCTGAACCAAATACTGTTACTAGGTTAAATAAAGAAGGATATGTAATTACAATGAATTTTGCAGTAATTAGATTAAAAGAAGGATATAATACATCATTCTTTTACCATTTACTAAAAAGTAATTATTTTCTTTCTGAATTACACAAATTACGTGAAGGAGGAGCTTTAAAAATAATTAAAGTTGCAGACTTAAGAAAAATTAAATTCAATATTCCAAACTTAGAAACTCAAAATAAATATGGAATGTTCTTAGATCTAATTGATAATAAAATAAAATTAGAAAAAAAACTTATCCAATATCAAAATAATTACAAAGAAGCAATAATTGAAAATATTTATAAATAA
- a CDS encoding restriction endonuclease subunit S domain-containing protein: protein MPKLRFRKFKDEWRKVSLKDITIRIKDKNKSLETDLPLTISAQYGLIDQREYFNKIVASKSLANYYLLKKGDFAYNKSYSTGYPYGTIKRLNKYDKGAVSTLYICFKPKNIDSNFLEQYFETDKWYKEIYKIAVEGARNHGLLNIAISDFFNTKHYIPKSKDEQIKISKFLEIVDEKIDLLEKKYRNQIKFSKELRNKFLNKHCFFNDNWVEHDIKEYVVEYKEKVNFNNNLPILSSTLSGIYLQEDYFNKNVNSSDVSNYKIVPKNYFTYRSMSDTGKFKFNIQNIVEKGIISPAYPVFTTKNINDKYIYMNF from the coding sequence GTGCCGAAATTACGATTCAGGAAGTTCAAAGATGAATGGAGAAAAGTATCTTTAAAAGATATAACTATTAGAATAAAAGATAAAAATAAATCTCTTGAAACTGATTTACCTTTGACTATATCTGCTCAATATGGTTTAATTGATCAAAGAGAATATTTCAATAAAATCGTTGCTAGTAAAAGTTTAGCTAATTATTATTTATTAAAAAAAGGAGATTTTGCTTATAATAAAAGTTATTCAACAGGATATCCATATGGTACTATAAAAAGATTGAATAAATATGATAAAGGTGCCGTATCAACATTATATATTTGTTTTAAACCTAAAAATATAGATTCAAATTTTTTAGAACAATATTTTGAAACTGATAAATGGTATAAAGAAATTTATAAAATTGCAGTTGAAGGTGCTAGAAATCATGGTTTATTGAATATAGCAATTTCCGATTTTTTTAATACAAAACATTATATTCCTAAATCTAAAGATGAACAAATTAAAATTTCAAAATTTTTAGAAATAGTTGATGAAAAAATTGACTTATTAGAAAAAAAATATAGAAATCAAATAAAATTTTCTAAAGAACTTAGAAATAAATTTTTAAATAAACATTGTTTTTTTAATGATAACTGGGTAGAACATGATATTAAAGAATATGTTGTAGAATATAAAGAAAAAGTTAATTTTAATAATAATTTACCTATTTTATCTTCTACATTATCTGGAATTTACTTACAGGAAGATTATTTTAATAAAAATGTTAATAGTTCTGATGTTAGTAATTATAAAATTGTTCCAAAAAATTATTTTACATATCGATCTATGAGTGATACAGGTAAATTTAAATTTAATATACAAAATATTGTTGAAAAAGGGATTATAAGTCCTGCTTATCCAGTTTTCACTACTAAAAATATAAATGATAAATATATATATATGAATTTTTAA